In the genome of Arabidopsis thaliana chromosome 4, partial sequence, the window gtattttttaatattgtctTTATCTGAAACTAATTGGATGCAGGGAGTATACAAGATGATAGAGCTCGAAAACTTTGGTTTCCAGTAGAATAAGTACGGAATttcaaaataagaatataagtTGCTTACTTTCAAAATACTGAGATCTTCTTCCATCAAGGTGATGTCAGAATCCGAAAAGGCACGGGTTGGCCCTCCATCAAGTAGTACTCGAACATAGGCTTCCTATGGGAGAGAAGCATGCCATTTTTGTGGGCATAAAAGAGGTTAGAGTTAGTTAACTTGTTTCCATatgcaaaagagaaaagaagtgTTACCAGAGCGGATCGGCAGATGCTTAACACCACCATATCCCGTGAGTCCTCATAACTCAAACTGCATACAGTATCAAGGACCTGTGCATTGCATTTCCTAGTGTAAGTTCATGCTTAGTAGAACGGGGtgaataaaagaaagagatgattttggtttactGAATCAATGTGAGGGAGTATTCTTTCCAAGCGGGCGCCTTCGACTGTGCCATTGTACAACTGTATAAGGAACATGTCTCTCAGATCCCAGAAAATCGCTCTTGCCCCTGACAAAAAGCAACAATAAATACAGAAACCAGAGCTAAACCGACTTCTTTGTCGTTGATAACACAAAAGTCTTAAAGAGTAACACAATCCATCCAACATTCTCACTCATCCATGAGGATCAACCAATAAAAGAGGAATGCGTACTTTTGCCAAAGAACTGAAACATGATTAATATGTATGGCTTATTCACGAGTATCTCAGATAACGACAGAAAATTTGATAATGCATCTTATGTAAGTCTTCAAATAGTATTAAAATGCTAAAGCCATCTAGTTTGTGGATAAGAAGATTGTGCATTCAGAAAGTTTGAATCTTGACACTTATCAAGGTTGCAGGGAACTGGTTCAAGTTTGGACAGAGTTTTCAGcttttctcaaatttaaagTGCTGCATAACACGAGAATTTGTATTAGCTTACCAATTAGGTCACGGGTTTTGGTTATGCAATTGGCATTGGTGTCCCTGAGGCTGTCATAGGTGGTAGCAAAGAGTTCATCAACAGCTTCACTATGCGTCAGTGAATTCTCCACTTCAGCTTCATCAGTCTCGATTTCTGAAGCAAAAAAATCATGCAAAATGAATCCGCCAATGCACATTTCAACACTAGACAACCAtcaaaattaagagaaaaacgTATAATCCAAAGTGAATGAGCGTACCTGATCTCTTGTTGAGAGAGGCTTCAACAAGTGTCAAAGATTTCCTTATGCCTACTTCTGTTGCACTGATTTGTTTCTGGATATACTGATCCATGAAcacaaaaatacattaaaaataaagaagctattgtttagttttaataGGAATTTATGAAGGTTTAGCTTGGAAGAACACACTTACACAGAGTGTATTCAATATTATGCAGAGTTTTGGTATCGTCAGTTCATCCAGTTTCTTAACTATTTTATTATCTGGCTCACTAAACTCGAGTGACTTCCTCTTCATTACTGGCATTACATTTTCTGTGAATCGAGTTAAAGGAGGAGCTGACGGATACAGAAACTTCTTGTCAACTGCAGATAGAGGCTAATTGTCAATATATCACAGTATGCTTCTGAAAAGTTGCTTAATTTAACACATGTATTCAAAATGTTTTCGTATCGCCTTTGGATTTGGACAAGAGATTCTATATACACTAATACTATAATCTTAATCTCACGGAAGTCCCATacaaagaaacacaacaaTAAATCATGCATGTTGCATGTAATCTACCAGACACATATAAGCCTGCTCAAGCATGTGTCTCTAGATATTGacataagagaaaataattttatatagcATGTTCCATGGTTATGCAAGAACTTGACTCTGTAACAACTGTTAGAAAGATGTAGGGTTGGTCAATACCTAGTTGATCGAAAACTCTCTGAAGATAAGTATCCAAGCTATGGTAAATTAATGAGAGAAGAGCTTGGAGATGTGTGATATCAACAGGTAGATGTAAACCAAACAGCTGAGACACAGTCTGCAGAGTACGTGAAATGAGATAGTAAGACGGCAAATATATTGTGTGCAGCACTAAAAAGTAAAGGTAGGACGAATCATACTAGAAGTAAAGCAAGAacgtaaacaaaaacaacaagtaAATCAAGAGGTAACacaaagcaaagaaaattgttttagcATACTGAACTCCCACAGTTTGCACACTATTCAGAATAATCATGTCATGAAAGTATGTAGGTCTACATACCTCTTCTATGATCCTGAATATTTCAACGATTGATGCAGCATGTCTTTGTTGAACTGATAGAGGCTCCCACTCCTGTTCATGGAAAAGCTTtacgattaaaaaaaaaaattccatctTTTGGACATTCATACTTTGGATTTGATTGATTATGGAAAGTGATGGAAGGTCTGTATATGTTAAATATTTCTGACTTCACGGATCCTTCATTTCATTCAGTCTATATTATCACTTCAAACTATATATGATGCAacttttgtttgcttcaaaCATTTTCTCAATACAGTGATCCATCAAAATAGTTTCCCTTATGGCCAAACTTTAATGTCTATCTACTGTCGACAGAAATCAACATGTGAATGTTTTGCCAAGAATATATAACCTCGATTTCAAAAGCTCGCCTAGTCCATTGTAAGATATGATCATGTTGAGAGATAAGCCAGTCCAGCATTACTGGTTTGACAGCCTTTTCTATCTGCACATAAACCGATGGATAGTCTCTTTTATGACTTATTGACATGTTAAATTGAGTTAGCAAACCAGAAAACTGAGAAGTGATATAATTTTGTTCTGAAATCCAATCTATATAAGAAATCTTGTCAGTGACCTCGTAATTCTTCAACTTATGGAAGTAAGGTTTGCGCAACTTAGATTTGCTATGGCAATTATACAGTTGAGTTAACTCTTCCTGTAACATATAAGCAGCAGGGACTACTTTTCTAACATCACCAGAGAGGGATGAAACTCCTTCGAGGAAAGGTGTCTGCTCCAGTAGAACAAgaacaattataaatatagataCAAGTGACaaccttttttcttaagtATTGTAAAATGCTTAGGGACAAACCAGTCTTTCTCCATAAAACCGATGTAGCAGCATGGCCGAGATCATCATACATTCGGGTAACCATTTGGAGAAAACTGGGACAAACTCGTTGATCTCTACTTTTGCGATGACGGTTAGTTCATTTGCAAGCAGAGCTAGAGCATGCGTACGCTCACCATGAGATTTCACGTAAGCAAAATGCGCAGCCTAGGAGGATAAAATATCGAATTAAAGTATATCTTTACATCATAAGATAGAACGATAAAAGAAGTGGCTTATACAgtatagaaaattagaaatacaAGTAACCAATACAAACTGACCCTGGCACATGCACCTTTGATAGAGTTCTGAACATAGGATTGTATCTTATCACTAACATCATCACTCAAGGTATCCAGCTTGATAAGCTGCTAAAGAAAAACGATATATATCAACAAAGATCACCCAAGTATTCCTCCACATCACAAGCTGCAGTTCCTTTCTTTATATCCAACTAGGAACTTTTCTATCAACAGCCAAACACTTTATACATAAAACATAGTCATGCCACGCCAGAAAATTGTCTAACCCTAGCTAGTTAGTTGTACTGCCGAAGAGCACATTAAAGTTATACAAATGTCAgcatgaaaattaaaaagctaGTTTGAAACTGCTAGTTTTGGGATAAGCGTTTTTGCAAGAATGTTAACTTCAactcaatatatataagtcaAATATTAAGACATAAATAGCAGAAGGCAAAGGAAAACACCAACCTCAGTTCTGGTACAGTCAGCTGGAGGAAGTCCAACTGTTGATGCCAATCTGACAAGCATTCCAAAATCACGAGGTTTCTGAGGAGtagaagataaaagaaaaaaaaaaacgatgcTTATTATGATGTCCTGATGGAGTTGCAAAAACAGATATCGAGGAGATAGATTAACAATAATGAAAAAGGTATTTCGTCAGTTAGGACGTAGCCAAAATCTTATGATCTTGGTTACCAAGAAAAAGAGGACAGTTTACGACACAGTGATATGGTACCAAGAATTTTGGCCAGAAGATTCGAAAAGAATATGCAACATTATGTAAATTATAAGGTCGTTGCCACTGATCGAGAACTGACCTTACCAAAGTGTAGATGATAGTCCTGAAGTTTATCATCACACCAAGCACTAACTGAAGTTAAAATAGCCTTCACAAGACCTAAGTGTATGTCAGTTCCAATGGTTTGCCTTGAACATACTAGATGACTTAAATAAAGATCTTCCTTCGGGTTGCCACTTTCAGCAGAAGTAACTTTCTGCAACTCCTGAATTGTGCTCCCTAGAAGAGAAGGCTCACCTGTGCACACAAACTTCCCAGGAAAGGAGCACATGTGATGGCTATCTTAAACTCGTGTCTGGATAAATTATGTATGCAGCATACATGCATCGGTACAGTGAGGATCATATAACATTTAAGAAAACTCAACATTTAGTACTTTAACTATTGCGTAGCAGCAAGGGGTAGGACTTAAGCCTGGTTTACCGTTTATCCAACTGTGAGTTTAGATGCCCTAAATTTTGGCTTCCCTAAACAAGATTACTATTTACATTATATACATGTGTAGGTGTGTGCGCGACTTGAGTATTTATACCTTTGAATTTAAACACGAAACAGACCGATGTTATTGATGATATGTTATTTGTACTCAATGGTACATAGAGCTCTAAGCTATCTTTTTGTGCACATCCAAATAGTGATCAGTTAGATAGAGCAGATTTTTGAAGAATAAGTGATAAGACGTACCTGTTGGAAAAGAACCCATCCATATATTGCACTATGTAGATTCTCAGTTATGCCCAATGTCGACCAAATTGATTTCATATGGAAAAGCATTGATGAGGCATCCTGACATGTATATGAAGTCAGGGAAAATAATGCATGACATAaatgataagaagaaaaacaaggaCTAAGAAAATCTACCTCTATGACTTGACCCTCATCAAGAGTATCAAATACACCAAATAATAGTTTCTCATAGAGTCTAATGTTCAAATGGTAGATAGCAGTCCAGTaataagtttcttcttcaataccACATCGGCCTGGTAGTGATGACAACTTTGAAGCCACCTGCCTTATAGACGATAGAACCTCAATACGTAGTGAAGCAGATACTACAACATCCCATTCCTATGCCAGCCAAAAATAGTTTTAGATTCAAGAAAAAGTCTGTTAAGTCATATCACTAGATGAGAATTTGCTGGCTACGAAACATCCAGATCACAATTATAGTGCGCACCTTTGAGTCTCTAATCGTTGCAAGGCATTTTCTCATAGTTGCTCGTTCGTTTTTCTCCAGACTAGGTGAGAAACAGAGGACTTCTTCTAGTAGGTTAGCCTACATTGACGATGGAAAAAAGCACATAATTCAATGACTGTAGCAATAAAGCTGAGCAAATTTTCGTTGCCTTTCAGATATTTTGAATATGCATGTCGACGTGTTTATGTAAATGTCCACAGGACCGCAGAATGCTGtagaagtaaacaaaattcGCAATCCATCCGAGATCACAAGCTACATGTGCGTAATGAAGCAGGTTACGTTTTAGCTTAAGCTGTGGAAGAAAAGCTATGCCTATGTGCCAATCAGTCATATCTTTTTCTCATCCAGACTTGCATAATATTATCATATGATCTACGGCAAACCATGAAATCCAAGAAATGGCTCAAAGAAGTTTCATAAGGACGACAAGAAAAAATAGCACTGTAGTTTGTTATCACCTGTCTAGTCTTCCACTTCATGTAGAGCTTTTCATTAGGAAAATCTGATTTGAATATTCCAACCAAAAGCCCCAATGCTAACTGTGGAAGATCAATTTGTTCACCTGTCCTTAATGTTGCCAACTGTACCAGATTTCTCCGTATGCATGTATCCATCTTTGATGAAATCTATAAAGCAGAAACAGTAAGATTAACACAAGTGATGCAAACGAAGTTAAGTTGAAATATCGAACTGCTAATTATATTGGTAAGTAAAGAAAATGCTAGCTTATACTTATAGTATAACTAATGATTTTGAAGCTTGCCTGCATCTGTACACGGATCATGTTGATGACCTCTGAGTGTGTATTAGAGATCTGAGGCTGCAGATGTggtttatcttttcttttcaaacttAACATTAGTCTAGAgcttttttctatctttcttctATGAGTAGGATACGCCTCAACACTGTTTGTTAAGAAACtaagaaaatgagagacaCCACACAGATCTATCTGGAAAAAGACTGCAAGGCTGCACCATAGGCAACACAGAATAGAGATGTATGAAGGAGAAAAGAGAGTGAGTACCTTGAAAGCAACATAGAAGCAATCATTAATTCATATGCTGCTTCTCGTAAATCATCATCCGATAACCCTTCAAAATCCCTAACATCATGTATCAGTTCACTCGAAAGATGGTAAACCAAAAAGATCAAGATTCGCGAAAACACATATAGTAATCTAGGacagaaaattcaaaaaacaattGCCTAACTAAATACCTGTTCTCAAGGGTGGCAAGCCAAGAGGAATGATTTTGATAGGTTTCACGGGTTTGATGTCAGGTGTTTCCTCTTTAAATACATAGTTGTCTCTAGCTGAAGGAGTATTAGAAGAATCCATGTGACGCGACATGTCTGCACCATTGTTACTGGATTTTTCAATGTTAACTGGAGGAGGAGGCATACGATGAGGAGGAGAACCTGCTAAATCCGGACTCGACACAAGAAAATAGGAATCTCCAGACTCAGAGTGTATCTGCAAATTTAAAGCATCAAAACTAATCATCTTCAGGATTattaatcatcatcaacaaaaggTATTAGTGTTTGACATCCACAGCTTAAGCCAGATGAATTGCAAATGTTTTACTTCCAATCGTCACCACTCTACTTCACACCAATAATACATTTTCATGAATTGTATACCAACAGCTTGAAGTGTTTACTATAACTATAGTTCCCATCGAGGTaagcaacaaaacaatcaagaaaagTTATCACTGTATGTCTGTATCACTTCAATTATACGCAGATGCCATTTAAAATGCAAATTTTCTAAGCTCAATTAAACGTATAAGGAAACCAACAAACACGGATCATTATAGAAACGTTTCCTTACTGTTACAGGGTATGATGAATCAAAATTGTATTTCTCTCTGCCCTTGGATACATCAACTACACCACCTGCATTCGTGTTCACAAAATGGAGTGTTTCAGCAATTTCTGATAGATTTGCAAATCAAAACAACGAAGCAGAGAGCCAATTTTTCCATTACCCTAACTGTGTAGAAACCTTAATCgtcaacaaaatttagaaatcaGACGAAAACAATTcacaaatttataaactaGTGTGGGAAAAGCTGAGAAAACCATTAAACACTTGTGCAAACTCAGAGATAGATACTAACGAAGGATGGATTATTTTCTCAGCGTAAACTCACCGGATTTCACGCAATCTAAAACATAATCGGCACTGAGAGCATCCAAATCAGCCGGAGAAAGAGAAGTAGGGGAACCAGAAGGGGAACGAAGCTCTTTTACCAAACCCGAAGACATAAGAAACTCCATGAGCTTGCGGCGATCGTTCCGGTAACGCTGCAACAGAGAATCCATCTTTGACTCCCGTTAGAATCAGGAAACGAAAAAATCGCCTCTGACCTAGAGCGTATAATTTGAAATCCAGGAAGAAGAATGGAGCTGCAGAGAGGCTTTTTCAGCGTGTACTTTGTTGTCCCCTCTCCATGGAAGAAGGTGAGAGAGCTTTGGGTTTAGGGGGAAGCGCGGAAAAAGCACGAGGACTGATCAGCAAAAGACCAAAATAACCTTAGAAAGATCCTTTTCATATTCTGACATGAATctgacttttcttttctttttggtaagtccttaaatgtttttgaatcaTTCGTAACGACGGAACAATTAATTTCCTGTTAACGATGTCGTTTTGAATTTCTTGGTAAGtccttttaatttcttgttaaCGATGTCGTTAAAAGAACGTTTGTTTTATACTGTGACCATTTTCTTTGTGATCGGTGACCGCGCCGATTGTTTCTGATCATTGACCACGCCGGTTTACGATTTTCAAAtatctttttgattttgtaattaataaacGAGAAACACAAAGCTCAGTTGTTTCCACGTTCCACaccaagaaaattaaaaaataaagtaggACTAATCCAACGATTTATTCCTACATACTATCAATAGGCGCATTGACGCATTGTAATAGAAGATCAGGAGAAAGAGATATGGACTAGATTTTCTAACTGCACAACACTAAAACACGAACCAGAGTTTACATATATCTGAAACGTTCTGGTCTGGGATGGTTCGTTCGGATTGATCCTAGAACCAGAACAGATTTTACTAGACTTCGTTGTTTGCGTTCTTCAAGATGTTAAACTTGCAGAGCGGGCAACGTGAGTTTATATGAAGCCATTTATCGATGCAAGTGCAATGAAAGTGATGGTTACAAGGGAGTTCTCTAAGTTCAACTCCATCTTCATATTCACAGAGACAGATGCAGCATTCCTGCAGAATCATAAGAAGCCATGCGTTATCAATTTTACACACTTTCAAAATGTACAACTTGATAAGAATGTGGAAATGGGATTGTACCGCGTCTTCTGGAGAGAGCGAGCGTTCAATAGGTGAATCTGTTCCACATTCCGTCATTATTCCCCGTGCTTTGCCTGAGAGCTTTTCAACATTGCCAGTTTTTGTAAATCTGAATTTCGGCATTTGATCTATGTCGTTCTTCGATGCTCCCTCCTGTTTTGCGCAACAGATTTACATCACAAGATGATACATGTAGATCATGCTTTGAAGCTGGATTTTGCTAATTCTATGTAGATGAAAGAACATTTTGTTATGGGAAAAGAGCTTACCTGGTCGGCAACAGCATATAGAATTGCAATTATACATGGAAGACAACAGCAAACAGCAAGGCCGATAACACAAGCCAATGCAACACAGAacacaacaaagaaaacatcGAAACCGAGAAAAATGATACACAGCCTGCAAGTCAAAAACACCAAAGTACAAGTTGTTTATATAACTCCCACAACGATACAACTTCACAAAGAGACTCTGAAAAAGAAGCCTACCAATAGAGCTGAGGAGAGTCACTAGATAGTGTTTGGCCTCCTGCAGAAACCCAGTAGAATCCAATTATCCACCAGATGAATGAGAACATCGTATTGGCTGATTCAAGATGCTTCGCAGGATTACTGATACCATCAAAACAATGTGGATCAACAAGAATCatacgaaaacaaaagaaactcagACAAACAATAAACAAGGACCAAAATAGCCTAAACTATCTCTTAAGACTCCACAACAAGACCAATTGCTTCACATCAAGCTTGATATCAATATTCACCAATATGAAAAATAGGTCACACAAAAAGCTACATTGATTCACAGATACAATACCATCAACTAACATTAACCTAAAAACCTAGATTCCACATTTCAATGTATATACAGTGAACAATTCGAAATTAGAAACTCCAATTCCAGATCAATCAGAGATACTGTACCTAGTCTCTCCTCTATCCTCCAATTGCGCTAACGAAACATATTGCTGCGACGAAGAATTCGTCAACCCAGAACCACCACCATCCTCCGGGTGACGTCGTCGTCTCCTCCGCCTATActcaacacaaacacaagCCATATGTAACCAACATTGAATCCCATAACCAACAACCCAAACTCTCAACGGCATATTAGGCTTCTCGTCACGGCTAAGTATCAGAACAGCAACACCGATGGCAACAAAAGCAAGATTCCACAAAATGTCAAGAAACACCACAGGTTTAGAATACGCCCAATCACTTTGTCTCTCTTCTAATTGCTCAGCAGCGGTTTCTCTAACGAGCATCGATGGTTCACGCATCATTCTCCGGCTACCAGCGTGACGGAGGAACCTCGCTGCTTCTCTTAGACCTTGTCGTCTAGCGGATCGATGAATTGGATTGGATTCTTCATCTACGCTTATGGTTCTTGTAACGGTGGGAGGAAGAAATGGTGTAGTGTCGATGATTCCGTCGGAATTTGATCTACCGATGTGAGTAGGTAGAGATGATGAATCTGATTCTGTTGTTGTGTTCGTCGtcgttgatgatgatgatgacattgTGAAGCTTGTGTGATTCTCAATTTTGATCGATGATTGCCATGGATTgagatttgttcttaaaaaagGGTTTGGAGATTTTGGACGTACAACTTTTTCagaaaagtgagagagagagagaaataaagaaacgATAACGTgaggaaaattaaaaaggttttgGAGATGTTTCCATGGTCCCTATACTCTCTCGGTCTCTCCTCCTGTTTTCGGTGTCTTTACATTTTTACCATTTATAGTTGCTAATTGTAGTGTTGTGGTCCATTTGAATTTGCCATTTGGGTGTCAAAGCAATTGACTTTTGGTATGGTATGAGTTACAATGCTAAAATGTTTGACATTGAAATATATGAATGTTTGAAAATcataatttgattaatttctaacataagcaaaaacaaatgagtaaaaaataaacacaatcCAATCGGATAAATATTTATTCGATTAAAATTTACTGGTTGTTTCATACAGTTTTGGTTCAGTAGTTCttcgcaaaaaaaaaaaaaagttttggttcAGTAGAGTGAGTAGTTGAGTAGGTGAACCAACGTTTAAATGGGTCAACGAACCcactttaaataaatatgggcCTTACGTTTTGTCTAGCCCATATAGTATGGcttttcttgttaaaaaaataaaaactggtCATGATGCTTAATATGACttcttttcgtcttcttctttcgtcttcttcttcagcgcCTGAATGTTTCCTGTTTAAACGTATCTGCCATGGCGGCAAAATCCCAGAAAACCCTCGTTCTGCTAGCGAATTTAATCAAGTTTCCTCCATTAAAagctttttctctcttaaattCTCCAAATTTCCATGAATTTCAACACACACACGAATCAATCTCAATCCTTCTTCGTCTCCTTCTCTCTGGGAACTTATTCTCTCACGCTCAATCACTTCTTCTACAAGTAATCTCCGGAAAAATCCACTCCCAATTCTTCACATCTTCCTCTCTGTTACACTATTTGACAGAATCAGAAACgtcaaaaacaaagtttcgTCTCTACGAGGTAATCATCAATTCCTATGTTCAATCTCAATCCCTAAACTTATCAATCTCTTACTTCAACGAAATGGTCGATAATGGTTTTGTTCCTGGATCGAATTGCTTCAACTATCTCTTAACTTTCGTTGTTGGGTCATCTTCTTTCAATCAATGGTGGAGTTTCTTCAACGAGAACAAAAGCAAAGTTGTTTTGGACGTGTATAGCTTTGGGATTCTGATCAAAGGTTGTTGTGAAGCTGGTGAGATTGAGAAAAGCTTTGATCTTCTTATTGAATTGACAGAGTTTGGGTTTTCTCCAAATGTAGTTATCTACACTACTTTGATTGATGGGTGTTGCAAGAAAGGTGAGATTGAGAAGgctaaagatttgttttttgagatGGGGAAACTTGGATTAGTGGCTAATGAGCGTACTTACACGGTTTTGATTAATGGGTTATTCAAAAACGGGGTTAAGAAACAAGGGTTTGAGATGTATGAGAAGATGCAGGAAGATGGAGTTTTCCCTAATCTCTATACTTATAACTGTGTGATGAATCAGCTTTGTAAAGatggaagaacaaaagatgCATTCcaagtgttcgacgaaatgcgTGAGAGAGGGGTTTCTTGTAACATTGTCACTTATAATACTTTGATTGGTGGGTTATGTAGAGAGATGAAGTTGAATGAGGCAAATAAAGTTGTGGATCAAATGAAGAGTGATGGAATCAACCCGAATCTGATTACGTATAACACTTTGATTGATGGGTTTTGTGGTGTGGGAAAATTAGGGAAGGCGTTGAGTTTATGCAGAGATTTGAAGTCAAGAGGTCTGTCTCCGTCCCTCGTCACGTATAATATCCTAGTTTCCGGGTTCTGTAGAAAAGGAGATACTTCAGGAGCAGCTAAGATGGTTAAGGAGATGGAAGAGAGAGGGATTAAACCGTCGAAAGTAACATACACGATACTTATCGACACATTTGCTCGTTCGGATAACATGGAGAAAGCAATTCAGCTTCGACTATCAATGGAGGAACTAGGATTAGTCCCGGATGTTCATACCTATAGTGTATTGATTCATGGGTTTTGCATCAAAGGTCAAATGAATGAAGCATCTAGGCTTTTTAAGTCGATGGTCGAAAAGAATTGTGAACCGAACGAGGTTATATACAATACGATGATTCTTGGTTATTGTAAGGAAGGTAGTTCTTATAGAGCATTGAAGTTGCTTAAGGagatggaagagaaagagttgGCTCCAAATGTTGCTAGCTACAGATATATGATTGAAGTTCtttgtaaagaaagaaaatcgaAAGAAGCTGAGCGTTTAGTTGAGAAGATGATTGATTCAGGGATTGATCCATCTACTTCAATCCTTAGTTTGATCTCTAGAGCCAAAAACGATTCACATGTAAGCTCAAAATAATGATTAGAGCAGTTTTAATCTGAGATAAATTACCGATAATGCAACAACCTAAGCTATGCAGCTACATGCATACACCTAGTCGAGAAATTATGACTTgcattttgatgatttattcTCAGTTTTGATTACAATCAGAAGGAGCCAGCATCCATGGTGTTTGATGGTTTGATGGTTTGTGAGCTCAGAGTATAACCGCCGAGTCTTAAAATTTCCAACTGCGGATCCAAGATTCTTCTGACTAGAGCAATGCGATCGACTTCCTTACCAACCCGAGCCTTGCAAAAGTCCTTGTAGCTAATGTAGAAAGTTGCATCATAGGCGTCAAGTCCCATATTAACAGAGACCCCGGGGCTTCTTGAAATTTCCATAGCCACTTTAAGAATCTTCAAACTGGTTAGACCATGTGTGATATGGTTCCTGAAAGATGTGGCCACAACAAGCTCCAAATAGAGAAGAATCCATGCATTGTCTTCGATCTGTGACTTGTCCAGCACGTAAAATCGGCCAGTGTCATCATTGAAAGGATCCTCCTCTAGGGGTAACTTAGAATCGCAATACTCGCGTAATATGAAATCCAACTCCATACCGGCGTCGAGGATATCTTCAgtaagtttgatgtttttcttggtTTCCCCTATACAAAGATTAACTAGATCATAACCCGTGCTATACAGCACgggcattaatattttttataaattaaattgtatactttgtttgaattacacaag includes:
- a CDS encoding DNA topoisomerase 4 subunit B (DUF810), translating into MDSLLQRYRNDRRKLMEFLMSSGLVKELRSPSGSPTSLSPADLDALSADYVLDCVKSGGVVDVSKGREKYNFDSSYPVTIHSESGDSYFLVSSPDLAGSPPHRMPPPPVNIEKSSNNGADMSRHMDSSNTPSARDNYVFKEETPDIKPVKPIKIIPLGLPPLRTGLSDDDLREAAYELMIASMLLSSVEAYPTHRRKIEKSSRLMLSLKRKDKPHLQPQISNTHSEVINMIRVQMQISSKMDTCIRRNLVQLATLRTGEQIDLPQLALGLLVGIFKSDFPNEKLYMKWKTRQANLLEEVLCFSPSLEKNERATMRKCLATIRDSKEWDVVVSASLRIEVLSSIRQVASKLSSLPGRCGIEEETYYWTAIYHLNIRLYEKLLFGVFDTLDEGQVIEDASSMLFHMKSIWSTLGITENLHSAIYGWVLFQQFVCTGEPSLLGSTIQELQKVTSAESGNPKEDLYLSHLVCSRQTIGTDIHLGLVKAILTSVSAWCDDKLQDYHLHFGKKPRDFGMLVRLASTVGLPPADCTRTELIKLDTLSDDVSDKIQSYVQNSIKGACARAAHFAYVKSHGERTHALALLANELTVIAKVEINEFVPVFSKWLPECMMISAMLLHRFYGERLTPFLEGVSSLSGDVRKVVPAAYMLQEELTQLYNCHSKSKLRKPYFHKLKNYEIEKAVKPVMLDWLISQHDHILQWTRRAFEIEEWEPLSVQQRHAASIVEIFRIIEETVSQLFGLHLPVDITHLQALLSLIYHSLDTYLQRVFDQLVDKKFLYPSAPPLTRFTENVMPVMKRKSLEFSEPDNKIVKKLDELTIPKLCIILNTLCYIQKQISATEVGIRKSLTLVEASLNKRSEIETDEAEVENSLTHSEAVDELFATTYDSLRDTNANCITKTRDLIGARAIFWDLRDMFLIQLYNGTVEGARLERILPHIDSVLDTVCSLSYEDSRDMVVLSICRSALEAYVRVLLDGGPTRAFSDSDITLMEEDLSILKEFFIADGEGLPRSLVEQEAKQAKEILDLYSLEVNIFCSLANCKLSSFLRNYEIPKCYGLCPLWQSDMLIQMLMTASELINMGVSSEQRRLEDAQTLVRVLCHKKDRNASKFLKRQYELPMSTEYEDVTLNLPALSEIVRSTSTHWSTASQNSFSSIKKKIQEATSEIRNNSGW
- a CDS encoding DNA topoisomerase 4 subunit B (DUF810), giving the protein MDSLLQRYRNDRRKLMEFLMSSGLVKELRSPSGSPTSLSPADLDALSADYVLDCVKSGGVVDVSKGREKYNFDSSYPVTIHSESGDSYFLVSSPDLAGSPPHRMPPPPVNIEKSSNNGADMSRHMDSSNTPSARDNYVFKEETPDIKPVKPIKIIPLGLPPLRTGLSDDDLREAAYELMIASMLLSSVEAYPTHRRKIEKSSRLMLSLKRKDKPHLQPQISNTHSEVINMIRVQMQISSKMDTCIRRNLVQLATLRTGEQIDLPQLALGLLVGIFKSDFPNEKLYMKWKTRQANLLEEVLCFSPSLEKNERATMRKCLATIRDSKEWDVVVSASLRIEVLSSIRQVASKLSSLPGRCGIEEETYYWTAIYHLNIRLYEKLLFGVFDTLDEGQVIEDASSMLFHMKSIWSTLGITENLHSAIYGWVLFQQFVCTGEPSLLGSTIQELQKVTSAESGNPKEDLYLSHLVCSRQTIGTDIHLGLVKAILTSVSAWCDDKLQDYHLHFGKKPRDFGMLVRLASTVGLPPADCTRTELIKLDTLSDDVSDKIQSYVQNSIKGACARAAHFAYVKSHGERTHALALLANELTVIAKVEINEFVPVFSKWLPECMMISAMLLHRFYGERLTPFLEGVSSLSGDVRKVVPAAYMLQEELTQLYNCHSKSKLRKPYFHKLKNYEVTDKISYIDWISEQNYITSQFSGLLTQFNMSISHKRDYPSVYVQIEKAVKPVMLDWLISQHDHILQWTRRAFEIEEWEPLSVQQRHAASIVEIFRIIEETVSQLFGLHLPVDITHLQALLSLIYHSLDTYLQRVFDQLVDKKFLYPSAPPLTRFTENVMPVMKRKSLEFSEPDNKIVKKLDELTIPKLCIILNTLCYIQKQISATEVGIRKSLTLVEASLNKRSEIETDEAEVENSLTHSEAVDELFATTYDSLRDTNANCITKTRDLIGARAIFWDLRDMFLIQLYNGTVEGARLERILPHIDSVLDTVCSLSYEDSRDMVVLSICRSALEAYVRVLLDGGPTRAFSDSDITLMEEDLSILKEFFIADGEGLPRSLVEQEAKQAKEILDLYSLESDMLIQMLMTASELINMGVSSEQRRLEDAQTLVRVLCHKKDRNASKFLKRQYELPMSTEYEDVTLNLPALSEIVRSTSTHWSTASQNSFSSIKKKIQEATSEIRNNSGW